A section of the Leptotrichia sp. HSP-342 genome encodes:
- a CDS encoding PTS sugar transporter subunit IIA, protein MKILEYLVPERIKVNLEGKTKEEIIKEMAQLFVKSEVLDSEDLEEFVKEINEREKLTPTGMQDGIAIPHARTPLVKKLSLALGISHEGVDFESMDGEPSKLIFMIAAPEETKKEHLDLLAEISKLSYEEELVEKIEKLTNVEEIFETLK, encoded by the coding sequence ATGAAAATATTAGAATATTTGGTACCAGAAAGAATAAAAGTAAATTTAGAAGGTAAAACAAAGGAAGAAATTATTAAGGAAATGGCACAATTATTTGTGAAAAGTGAAGTTCTTGATTCAGAAGACTTGGAAGAATTCGTAAAGGAAATAAATGAAAGAGAAAAATTAACACCAACTGGAATGCAAGATGGAATAGCTATTCCACACGCAAGAACACCGCTTGTAAAAAAACTTTCACTTGCTTTAGGAATTTCTCATGAAGGAGTAGATTTTGAAAGTATGGATGGGGAACCTTCAAAATTAATTTTTATGATTGCTGCTCCAGAAGAAACAAAAAAAGAACATTTAGATTTATTGGCTGAAATTTCAAAATTATCTTACGAAGAAGAATTAGTTGAAAAAATCGAAAAACTTACCAACGTGGAAGAAATTTTTGAAACATTAAAATAA
- the miaA gene encoding tRNA (adenosine(37)-N6)-dimethylallyltransferase MiaA: MSIKLAKKIDSAIISADASQIYKELDIGTAKITSDEMQGIQHYMIDVINPDEDYSVGDFEKTVNNILNENGEKNEKNIIITGGTGLYIKSITDGFAKLPSKNAKIRADLESKSIEELQKILKEMDEKSYTEIDLSNKLRLVRAIEVCILTGGKFSELRIQNIRNNNYEFLKIFLTRNREELYERINKRVEIMIAKGLVEEAKKVYNKYTESLYKISSIGYKELFKYFEGKITLDEAIDEIKMESRRYAKRQMTWFKKEKNYITYNLSEMSEKQVLDDILKKWEKF, from the coding sequence TTGTCGATAAAGCTTGCTAAAAAGATAGATTCAGCAATTATATCAGCAGATGCTTCTCAGATTTATAAGGAGCTGGATATAGGAACAGCTAAGATAACAAGTGATGAAATGCAGGGAATACAGCATTATATGATTGATGTTATAAACCCTGATGAAGACTATTCTGTGGGAGATTTTGAAAAAACTGTAAATAATATTTTGAATGAAAATGGTGAAAAAAATGAGAAAAATATTATTATTACAGGCGGAACAGGACTTTATATAAAATCAATTACAGATGGATTTGCAAAACTGCCATCAAAAAATGCGAAAATCAGAGCTGATTTAGAAAGCAAAAGTATTGAGGAGTTACAGAAAATTCTTAAAGAAATGGACGAAAAGTCGTATACTGAAATTGATTTGTCTAATAAATTGAGATTGGTTAGAGCAATTGAAGTTTGTATTTTGACCGGCGGAAAATTTAGTGAGCTACGTATACAAAATATAAGAAATAATAATTATGAGTTCTTAAAGATATTTCTTACTAGAAATAGAGAAGAGCTTTATGAACGGATTAATAAAAGAGTTGAAATTATGATTGCAAAAGGACTTGTAGAAGAAGCAAAAAAAGTATATAATAAGTATACAGAAAGTCTTTATAAAATATCTTCAATCGGATACAAGGAACTATTTAAATATTTTGAAGGAAAAATCACGCTGGATGAAGCGATTGATGAAATAAAAATGGAGAGTAGAAGATATGCAAAAAGACAGATGACTTGGTTCAAAAAAGAAAAAAACTATATTACTTATAATTTATCAGAAATGTCTGAAAAGCAAGTGCTAGATGATATTCTGAAAAAATGGGAAAAATTTTAG
- the obgE gene encoding GTPase ObgE: protein MFIDESVITVISGNGGDGAATFRREKFVQFGGPDGGDGGKGGDIVFIADPNINTLVDFKSSKKFKAQDGTKGAAARSTGKSGEDLIIKVPVGTMIRDFETNKLLLDLDNPNEKVIFLKGGDGGRGNIHFKSSVKKAPRIAESGREGVELKIKLELKLLADVALVGYPSVGKSSFINKVSAAKSKVASYHFTTLKPKLGVVRMGDEESFVVADVPGLIEGAHEGVGLGDRFLKHIERCKLIIHIVDISGLDGRDPKEDFVKINHELKNYSEKLANKPQIVVANKIDMLYEDEKYDEFEKFVKEKGIKYVYPVSVIANEGLKPVLSKAWELIQEIPREELEEVHSVEELIQENNKKDDWIVKKTADNVFEVDGRIVDDVLKKYVFIGEEGIINFLQKMRSLGMETELEKAGVEEGDIIIIAGYEFEYIV, encoded by the coding sequence ATGTTTATAGATGAAAGTGTAATTACGGTAATTTCTGGAAATGGAGGAGATGGAGCGGCTACATTCAGACGTGAAAAATTTGTTCAGTTTGGAGGGCCTGACGGTGGAGATGGCGGAAAAGGCGGAGATATCGTCTTTATCGCTGATCCAAATATTAACACGCTTGTAGATTTTAAGAGCAGTAAAAAATTTAAGGCACAAGACGGAACAAAAGGGGCTGCTGCACGTTCTACTGGAAAATCAGGTGAAGACTTGATTATAAAAGTTCCAGTTGGAACAATGATTAGAGATTTTGAAACAAATAAACTGCTGCTTGACTTGGACAATCCAAATGAAAAAGTAATATTTCTAAAAGGTGGAGATGGCGGACGTGGAAATATCCATTTCAAGTCATCAGTAAAAAAAGCTCCAAGAATAGCAGAAAGTGGTCGTGAAGGTGTAGAATTAAAAATAAAGCTGGAATTAAAATTGCTGGCTGATGTGGCTCTTGTGGGTTATCCAAGCGTAGGAAAATCAAGTTTTATTAATAAAGTATCAGCTGCCAAATCAAAAGTTGCAAGTTACCATTTTACTACATTAAAGCCTAAATTGGGAGTTGTAAGAATGGGAGATGAGGAAAGTTTTGTTGTGGCGGATGTGCCAGGTCTTATTGAAGGAGCTCATGAAGGAGTAGGGCTTGGGGATAGATTCCTAAAGCATATTGAAAGATGTAAATTGATTATTCACATTGTGGATATTTCAGGATTGGATGGACGTGATCCTAAGGAAGATTTTGTGAAAATAAATCACGAATTAAAAAATTACAGTGAAAAATTGGCAAATAAACCTCAAATTGTTGTGGCTAATAAGATTGATATGCTTTATGAAGATGAAAAATATGATGAATTTGAAAAATTTGTTAAAGAAAAAGGTATAAAATACGTTTACCCAGTATCTGTAATTGCAAATGAGGGACTAAAGCCGGTTTTATCAAAGGCATGGGAATTAATTCAGGAAATACCTAGGGAAGAACTAGAAGAAGTTCATTCTGTTGAAGAGCTGATTCAGGAAAATAATAAAAAAGATGACTGGATTGTTAAGAAAACAGCTGACAATGTATTTGAAGTGGATGGACGTATTGTGGATGATGTACTTAAAAAGTATGTGTTTATTGGAGAAGAAGGAATAATAAATTTCCTTCAGAAGATGAGAAGTCTTGGAATGGAAACAGAGCTTGAAAAAGCTGGGGTTGAAGAAGGAGATATTATAATTATTGCTGGGTATGAATTTGAATATATAGTTTAG
- a CDS encoding thermonuclease family protein, whose amino-acid sequence MATKRRKRTGRSSKAGNEKLIAAIITVLLAIFGFAYNGVNSGFGKKRAKTSNSKKNTASRSTNTNYSNSTPIQNPTILKGYQAIKVSDGDTINVQKVENGKFTGEIIKIRMFGIDAPEKSQDYGSESKQALEKMVNGKTLEIEEKNRDRYGRTVAVVYADGKNVNEEMVKNGNAWWYQEYDKNDARMQAYQENAKKNKLGLFGKRGYVEPWNYRREKKAAATGRTKSK is encoded by the coding sequence ATGGCAACAAAAAGAAGAAAAAGAACTGGAAGAAGTTCAAAAGCTGGAAATGAAAAATTGATTGCTGCAATAATTACTGTGTTATTAGCAATATTTGGATTTGCATACAATGGAGTGAATTCAGGGTTTGGTAAAAAAAGAGCAAAAACAAGTAATTCAAAAAAAAATACAGCTTCAAGAAGCACAAATACTAATTATTCAAATAGTACACCTATTCAGAATCCAACTATTCTGAAAGGCTATCAAGCCATAAAAGTAAGTGATGGGGATACCATAAACGTTCAGAAAGTGGAAAATGGGAAATTTACTGGAGAAATTATAAAAATCAGGATGTTTGGAATTGATGCTCCTGAAAAGTCGCAGGATTATGGGAGCGAGAGTAAGCAGGCGTTGGAAAAGATGGTAAATGGAAAGACACTTGAAATTGAGGAGAAAAATAGGGATAGATATGGCAGAACGGTGGCTGTAGTCTATGCTGACGGGAAAAATGTAAATGAGGAAATGGTAAAAAATGGAAATGCGTGGTGGTATCAGGAATACGACAAAAATGATGCTAGAATGCAGGCTTACCAGGAAAATGCCAAAAAGAATAAACTTGGCCTGTTTGGAAAAAGAGGATATGTAGAGCCATGGAATTACAGAAGAGAGAAAAAGGCGGCAGCAACAGGTAGAACTAAAAGCAAATAA
- a CDS encoding trans-sulfuration enzyme family protein, producing MRFETKTIHGIRKGKKRELWGTNVNFASTFPVAEFGVTQEFEYSRVSAPTRNELEEILAALENGKYGYAFSSGMATTTSVFTMFKAGDHIILGQDIYGGTYRIVHDIYSKFGLEYTFVDTTDLDNIRNAIKENTKAIFIETPSNPLLDVTDMRGVVELAKEHNLITIADNTFMTPYLQKPLDFGIDIVIHSATKFLSGHHDLLAGVAITNDEGLAEKIKFSQVAAGALISPFDSWLLMRSLKTLKLRVEAAQRNAEKLIEFFQSHDAVDKIYYPTLDTNKGKKIHESQATGGGSVFSFTLKDDSKVKTFFESLNVALFAASLGGAETLVTHPSTITHAEMPDEEKEARGFTNSLIRIAVGFENIDDLIEDFKQALEK from the coding sequence ATGAGATTTGAAACAAAAACAATACATGGAATAAGAAAAGGAAAAAAGAGAGAACTTTGGGGAACAAATGTTAATTTTGCTTCAACTTTTCCTGTTGCGGAATTCGGAGTGACGCAGGAATTTGAATATTCAAGAGTTTCGGCTCCTACGAGAAATGAGCTTGAAGAAATACTTGCCGCATTGGAAAATGGTAAATATGGATATGCCTTTTCATCGGGAATGGCGACTACAACGTCTGTATTTACAATGTTTAAAGCTGGAGATCATATTATTTTAGGTCAGGATATTTATGGTGGGACTTATAGGATTGTTCATGATATTTATTCAAAATTTGGATTGGAATACACTTTTGTCGATACAACTGACCTGGATAATATCCGAAATGCTATTAAAGAAAATACAAAGGCTATTTTTATTGAAACTCCGTCAAATCCATTGCTTGATGTTACAGATATGAGAGGAGTTGTAGAACTTGCAAAAGAGCATAATTTGATAACAATTGCAGATAATACTTTTATGACGCCGTATTTGCAAAAACCGCTTGATTTTGGGATTGATATTGTAATTCATAGTGCGACTAAATTTTTATCTGGGCATCATGATTTGCTGGCTGGAGTTGCGATTACAAATGATGAGGGACTTGCGGAAAAAATTAAATTTTCACAAGTTGCGGCTGGAGCTTTAATTTCTCCATTTGACAGCTGGCTTTTGATGAGAAGTCTTAAAACATTGAAACTTAGAGTGGAAGCGGCACAAAGGAATGCAGAAAAACTGATAGAATTTTTTCAAAGCCATGATGCAGTTGATAAAATTTACTATCCGACTTTGGATACAAATAAAGGCAAAAAAATTCATGAAAGTCAGGCAACAGGCGGAGGTTCAGTATTCTCATTTACTTTAAAGGACGATTCAAAGGTAAAAACATTTTTTGAAAGTTTGAATGTGGCACTATTTGCAGCGAGTCTTGGTGGAGCAGAAACATTAGTAACTCATCCAAGTACAATTACGCATGCCGAAATGCCTGATGAAGAAAAAGAGGCTAGAGGATTTACAAATTCATTGATAAGAATAGCTGTTGGATTTGAGAATATTGATGACTTGATTGAAGATTTTAAACAGGCGTTGGAAAAATAA
- a CDS encoding GNAT family N-acetyltransferase has product MNFRKSTFNDVDGILEIIEKAKIELRQLGLDQWQNGYPNREVIENDVKNGISYVLEEISEKNDKSENQISKKIVGTIVLSPKKEIPYSKIEGKWITNDDYIVIHRLAVDSEIKNKGIATKILEFSEKECIKNKILSIKADTHENNEPMKKFLEKNGFSYCGVIYLDREPDVGEKRIAYEKIIKIPHKLF; this is encoded by the coding sequence GTGAATTTTAGAAAATCAACTTTTAATGATGTAGACGGAATTTTAGAAATCATCGAAAAAGCAAAAATTGAACTAAGGCAACTTGGTTTAGATCAATGGCAGAATGGATATCCAAATAGAGAAGTTATTGAAAATGATGTGAAAAATGGGATTAGTTATGTTTTAGAAGAAATTTCCGAAAAAAATGATAAATCCGAAAATCAGATTTCTAAAAAAATTGTCGGAACTATTGTATTGTCGCCTAAAAAAGAAATACCATATTCTAAAATTGAAGGAAAATGGATAACAAACGATGATTATATCGTAATTCACAGGCTGGCAGTTGATTCTGAAATAAAGAATAAAGGAATCGCAACAAAGATATTAGAATTTTCGGAAAAAGAATGCATAAAAAACAAAATACTCAGTATAAAAGCGGATACACATGAAAACAATGAGCCAATGAAGAAATTTCTTGAAAAAAATGGATTCAGCTATTGCGGTGTGATTTATTTAGATAGAGAGCCTGATGTTGGGGAAAAGAGAATTGCTTATGAGAAAATAATAAAAATACCACATAAATTATTTTAA
- a CDS encoding uracil-DNA glycosylase, translating to MVNIGNDWDEIFKKEKEFEKDYYLDLRKFLVKEYKTKTIYPDKNEIFSAFKLTSYKDCKVVILGQDPYHGENQAHGLAFSVKQGVALPPSLKNIYKEIENEFGYKMSKNGFLEKWAKQGVLLLNTALTVVAGNANSHSKIGWEIFTDNVIKYLNEREEPIIFILWGNNAKSKKAFIDTNRHYILESVHPSPLSASRGFFGCGHFKKANDILKELGKKEIDWQI from the coding sequence ATGGTTAATATCGGAAATGACTGGGATGAAATTTTTAAAAAAGAGAAAGAATTTGAAAAAGATTACTATTTGGATTTGAGAAAATTTTTAGTGAAAGAATATAAGACAAAAACAATTTATCCTGATAAAAATGAGATTTTTTCTGCATTTAAGCTAACTAGTTATAAGGACTGCAAAGTTGTAATTCTAGGACAGGATCCGTATCATGGCGAAAATCAGGCACATGGACTGGCATTTTCTGTAAAGCAGGGAGTTGCCTTGCCACCTTCCCTAAAAAATATTTATAAAGAAATTGAAAATGAATTTGGCTATAAAATGAGTAAAAATGGATTTCTTGAAAAATGGGCAAAACAGGGAGTATTACTTTTAAATACAGCACTTACTGTAGTTGCTGGAAATGCCAACTCACATTCAAAAATAGGCTGGGAAATTTTTACAGATAATGTAATAAAATATTTGAATGAACGTGAAGAGCCAATAATTTTCATACTTTGGGGAAATAATGCCAAAAGTAAGAAAGCCTTTATTGACACAAATAGACACTATATTCTGGAAAGTGTTCATCCAAGCCCATTATCTGCAAGCCGTGGATTTTTTGGCTGTGGACACTTTAAGAAAGCTAATGATATTTTGAAAGAGCTGGGAAAAAAAGAAATTGACTGGCAAATATAA
- a CDS encoding energy-coupling factor transporter transmembrane component T family protein, whose translation MAGTFLLEYIEKDSVIHRLNGATKLICFILWTVAIMFTYDTRLLLALTFLGFVLFRISKIKFNEIKIVFYLITIFLVLNLIMIFLFSPIEGTKIYGTRHDIFKIFGNYVVTKEQLFYEFNIFIKYFSVIPVALLFIITTNPSEFASSLNRIGVPYKFSYAVSIALRYIPTVQEDFITISKAQQAKGIDISKNVKLITRIKNISYTLMPLIFSSIEKIDIISNAMILRGFGKRKKRTWYQARKMKMPDVIAIFVTAIFVIISIVLIKINGGRFYNPFVN comes from the coding sequence ATGGCAGGTACATTTTTACTGGAATATATCGAAAAAGATTCTGTGATTCATAGACTAAATGGAGCGACAAAACTGATTTGTTTCATATTATGGACTGTTGCAATTATGTTTACTTATGATACGAGACTTCTTTTAGCTTTGACATTTTTAGGATTTGTACTTTTCAGAATTTCTAAAATAAAGTTTAATGAAATAAAAATTGTATTTTATCTAATTACTATTTTTCTTGTGTTAAATTTAATTATGATTTTTTTATTTTCTCCGATTGAAGGAACAAAAATTTATGGAACAAGGCATGATATTTTCAAAATTTTTGGAAATTATGTAGTAACAAAGGAACAGCTGTTTTATGAGTTTAATATATTTATAAAGTATTTTTCGGTTATTCCTGTCGCTTTGCTGTTTATAATTACAACAAATCCAAGCGAGTTTGCGTCTTCATTAAATAGGATAGGTGTGCCGTACAAATTTTCTTATGCAGTTTCGATCGCACTTAGATATATTCCAACGGTGCAGGAAGATTTTATAACCATTAGTAAAGCACAGCAGGCAAAAGGAATAGATATTTCCAAAAATGTAAAATTAATAACAAGAATAAAAAATATATCCTATACATTAATGCCGTTAATATTTTCAAGCATTGAAAAAATAGATATTATAAGCAATGCAATGATTTTAAGAGGATTTGGAAAAAGAAAAAAGCGAACGTGGTATCAGGCAAGAAAAATGAAAATGCCAGATGTTATAGCAATCTTTGTAACAGCAATATTCGTAATTATTTCAATTGTACTTATAAAAATAAATGGTGGAAGATTCTATAATCCTTTTGTGAATTAG
- a CDS encoding ABC transporter ATP-binding protein has product MDENKKVAINFENFTFKYESQSEPTLHNINLKIYEGEKVVIIGSSGSGKSTLGHCINGLVPYFYKGEITGKFEIYGKKYKEIFEYSKYVGTVLQDSDAQFVGFTVAEDVAFALENDEIETQIMKEKVKEIAKFVKIETLLDLKPHDLSGGQKQKVSLAGIMVDDTNIVLYDEPLANLDPLSGKYAIELIDELHNNKKLTTIIIEHRLEDVLHRGIDRIIVVNEGRIVADDTPDNILTGNLLSSMNIREPLYISLLKYSNVNLEKYSSIFNIEKIDFSEAKDGILNWIKYNSPKVREKSVETLLKLENISFSYNEKRKILKNIDIDVKKGEMISIVGSNGAGKSTLSKVIAGFEKQDEGKIYYKNLDISDENITKRAEKIGFVLQNPNAMISKVTVFDEVALGLKTRGVSEDEIEKKVIEILEICKLKPFRKWPIKALSYGQKKRVTIASVLVLQPEMIIVDEPTAGQDLFHYKEIMEFLKQLNEFGITILFITHDMHLMLEYTDKAYVFNEGKIIKSGNPAQILVDRNVLEQANLKETSLHYVAEKTGINSEELIKTFVHYEKEQKKAGD; this is encoded by the coding sequence TTGGACGAAAATAAAAAAGTTGCTATAAATTTTGAAAATTTTACATTTAAGTATGAAAGTCAGTCGGAACCTACATTACATAATATAAATTTGAAAATTTACGAAGGGGAAAAAGTCGTTATAATAGGGTCGTCAGGTTCCGGCAAAAGTACTTTGGGACATTGTATAAATGGACTTGTGCCTTATTTTTACAAGGGAGAAATAACAGGAAAGTTTGAGATTTATGGAAAAAAGTATAAGGAAATATTTGAATATTCTAAATATGTGGGAACTGTTCTTCAGGATTCGGATGCACAGTTTGTGGGGTTTACTGTTGCAGAAGATGTAGCGTTTGCTCTGGAAAATGATGAAATAGAGACACAGATTATGAAAGAGAAGGTAAAAGAAATTGCAAAATTTGTAAAAATTGAAACATTGCTTGACTTGAAGCCGCATGATTTGTCAGGAGGACAGAAGCAGAAAGTATCACTTGCTGGAATAATGGTGGACGATACCAATATTGTTCTTTACGATGAACCACTTGCAAATCTTGACCCTTTGAGCGGAAAATATGCTATCGAACTGATAGATGAACTTCATAATAATAAAAAACTAACTACAATAATTATAGAGCATAGGCTTGAAGATGTATTACATAGGGGAATTGACAGGATTATTGTTGTGAATGAAGGCAGAATTGTTGCTGATGATACGCCAGACAATATTTTAACTGGAAATTTGCTAAGCAGTATGAACATAAGAGAGCCTTTGTATATTTCCTTGCTAAAATACAGTAATGTCAACCTTGAAAAATATAGCAGTATTTTTAATATTGAAAAGATTGATTTTTCCGAAGCAAAAGACGGTATTTTAAACTGGATAAAATATAATTCTCCAAAAGTAAGGGAAAAATCTGTAGAAACATTATTAAAACTGGAAAATATCTCATTTTCATACAATGAGAAAAGAAAAATATTAAAAAACATAGATATAGATGTAAAAAAAGGTGAAATGATAAGCATAGTTGGTTCAAATGGAGCGGGAAAATCTACGCTGTCAAAGGTTATTGCAGGATTTGAAAAGCAGGACGAAGGAAAGATTTATTATAAAAATTTGGATATAAGTGATGAAAATATAACAAAAAGAGCTGAAAAAATAGGTTTTGTGCTGCAAAATCCAAATGCAATGATTTCAAAAGTTACAGTTTTTGATGAAGTTGCATTAGGACTGAAAACTAGAGGAGTTTCAGAAGATGAAATAGAAAAAAAAGTTATTGAAATTTTAGAAATATGTAAATTAAAGCCGTTTAGGAAATGGCCTATAAAAGCACTTAGCTATGGACAGAAAAAAAGGGTTACAATAGCGTCTGTCCTTGTATTACAGCCTGAGATGATAATAGTAGATGAGCCGACAGCAGGGCAGGATTTATTTCATTACAAGGAAATAATGGAATTTTTGAAACAGCTGAATGAATTTGGGATTACAATTTTATTTATAACGCATGATATGCATTTGATGCTAGAGTATACTGACAAGGCATACGTTTTTAATGAAGGAAAAATTATAAAATCAGGAAATCCAGCACAAATTTTGGTAGATAGGAATGTGTTGGAACAGGCAAATTTGAAGGAAACTTCACTTCATTATGTGGCAGAAAAGACAGGGATAAATTCGGAAGAACTTATAAAAACGTTTGTGCATTATGAAAAAGAGCAGAAAAAGGCGGGTGATTAG
- a CDS encoding ECF-type riboflavin transporter substrate-binding protein, producing MEATAIKKVVAMGIGAAIYIVLSRFVAIPTPIPNTTLQVTFAFVALMAFIYGPAVGLGIGFIGHTLNDISGSGNVWFSWVAAAAFFGLATGFLGKIVKIENFNGAKIVKFIVGEVIISLISWVVLAPIIDIAIYKEPQTKAFAQGVTAALGNMIVVAILGTILIFAFSKTIVSKGSLKQE from the coding sequence ATGGAAGCAACAGCGATTAAAAAAGTGGTAGCAATGGGAATCGGTGCAGCGATTTATATTGTATTATCAAGATTTGTAGCAATTCCGACACCAATTCCGAATACGACATTGCAAGTGACTTTTGCTTTTGTGGCGTTGATGGCATTTATATATGGGCCTGCAGTTGGTCTGGGGATTGGATTTATTGGGCATACGCTTAATGATATTTCGGGATCTGGAAATGTGTGGTTCAGCTGGGTTGCAGCGGCGGCATTTTTTGGACTGGCAACTGGATTTTTAGGAAAAATTGTTAAAATTGAGAATTTTAATGGAGCAAAAATTGTAAAATTTATAGTGGGAGAAGTAATTATAAGTTTAATAAGCTGGGTAGTTCTAGCTCCAATTATTGATATTGCAATATATAAAGAACCGCAAACAAAAGCATTTGCACAAGGAGTTACAGCGGCACTTGGAAATATGATAGTTGTAGCGATTTTAGGTACAATTTTAATATTCGCATTTTCAAAAACAATAGTAAGCAAAGGAAGCTTAAAACAGGAATAA
- a CDS encoding deoxycytidylate deaminase, with product MSKRDNYLSWDEYFMGIAFLSGMRSKDPSTQVGACIIDEDKKIIGIGYNGFPMGSSDDSMPWDKEGEFLDTKYPYVVHAELNAILNSIKSLKNCTIYVTHFPCNECAKAIVQSGIRKVIYFSDKHKSLDSTKASKRIFENARVETKHLEIEKEVINIQFKD from the coding sequence ATGTCTAAAAGAGATAATTATTTATCATGGGATGAATATTTTATGGGAATTGCGTTTTTGTCTGGAATGAGAAGTAAAGATCCGTCTACACAGGTGGGAGCATGTATTATTGATGAAGATAAGAAAATAATAGGAATTGGATATAACGGGTTTCCAATGGGAAGTTCTGATGACAGTATGCCTTGGGATAAAGAAGGAGAATTTTTGGATACGAAATATCCTTATGTTGTGCATGCTGAACTGAACGCTATTCTTAATAGTATAAAATCATTGAAGAACTGTACTATTTATGTGACGCATTTTCCATGTAATGAATGTGCAAAAGCAATCGTGCAGTCAGGAATAAGAAAGGTAATATATTTTTCCGATAAACACAAGTCGCTTGATTCGACAAAGGCTTCAAAAAGGATTTTTGAAAATGCACGGGTAGAAACGAAACATCTTGAAATTGAGAAAGAAGTGATAAATATCCAGTTTAAAGATTAA
- the xseA gene encoding exodeoxyribonuclease VII large subunit: MEQTVFSVSDINREVKMFLEGTSTFKNIFIEGELSNITYYRSGHLYFTLKDASASVKCAIFRYKYRGVPEDLKEGDLVKIRGSVTLYEANGSYQIVADFLEKSNSLGLLYEKMEMLKKLYFEKGYFSDEIKKRLPKLPINIGVVTADTGAAIRDIINTTHKRFPNINIYLYPAKVQGEGAAREVSAGIEFFNRMNEEKYLEIDTLIVGRGGGSIEDLWAFNEEAVIEAIYKSEIPVISAVGHEIDNLLSDLVADRRAATPTQAAEILIPEKDKLTDELESKKNLLSKLLLNKVTMMKKELEYRKNNYYIKNFANILDNKKFELMEKEQKLSRELRRIVQKSREQLDYRKQRFDRINLQKIILSEKENLRKKSVELNQIILEFFENRKKELKYKKAQLSKYSVSDILKQGYTITRKNGKIVKRGIELSKEDKLEIEFSDVKKKVVVK; the protein is encoded by the coding sequence ATGGAACAGACAGTATTTTCCGTAAGTGATATAAATAGGGAAGTTAAAATGTTTTTGGAGGGGACAAGTACTTTTAAGAACATTTTTATTGAAGGGGAACTTTCTAATATTACATATTATCGTTCGGGACATTTGTATTTTACGTTAAAAGATGCAAGTGCAAGTGTGAAATGTGCTATTTTTCGTTATAAATATAGAGGAGTGCCTGAAGACTTAAAGGAAGGGGATTTAGTAAAAATTCGAGGTAGCGTTACGCTTTATGAAGCAAATGGAAGTTATCAGATTGTAGCGGATTTTCTTGAAAAAAGTAATTCTCTAGGGCTACTTTATGAGAAAATGGAAATGCTTAAAAAGTTGTACTTTGAAAAAGGATATTTTTCTGATGAAATAAAAAAACGATTACCCAAGTTACCTATAAATATTGGTGTTGTAACAGCTGATACAGGAGCAGCAATCAGAGATATTATAAACACGACACACAAAAGGTTTCCAAATATCAATATTTACCTTTATCCTGCAAAAGTTCAAGGAGAAGGTGCAGCACGAGAAGTTTCGGCAGGAATTGAGTTTTTTAATAGAATGAACGAAGAAAAGTACCTTGAAATAGATACGCTTATTGTTGGACGTGGTGGAGGAAGCATTGAGGATTTGTGGGCATTTAATGAGGAAGCTGTGATAGAAGCCATTTATAAGTCTGAGATTCCTGTAATTTCAGCGGTAGGGCACGAAATTGATAATCTTCTTTCAGATTTAGTCGCTGATAGACGAGCGGCTACACCAACTCAGGCAGCAGAAATCTTGATTCCTGAAAAAGATAAATTAACAGATGAACTGGAAAGTAAAAAGAATCTTTTGAGTAAATTACTTTTAAATAAAGTTACAATGATGAAAAAAGAGCTGGAATACAGAAAAAATAACTATTACATAAAGAATTTTGCAAATATTCTGGATAACAAGAAATTTGAATTAATGGAAAAAGAACAGAAATTATCAAGGGAACTTAGAAGAATTGTACAAAAATCAAGAGAACAGCTGGATTACCGAAAACAGAGATTTGATAGAATTAATTTACAAAAAATAATTTTAAGTGAAAAAGAAAATTTAAGGAAAAAATCAGTCGAACTTAACCAAATAATACTGGAATTTTTTGAAAATCGAAAAAAGGAACTCAAATATAAAAAGGCACAGCTTTCGAAATATTCAGTAAGTGATATTTTGAAACAAGGTTATACAATAACTCGAAAAAATGGGAAGATTGTTAAGAGAGGGATTGAGCTTAGCAAGGAAGATAAGCTGGAGATAGAGTTTTCAGATGTTAAGAAGAAAGTGGTTGTTAAGTAA